The following coding sequences lie in one Amycolatopsis cihanbeyliensis genomic window:
- a CDS encoding copper chaperone PCu(A)C has translation MRNVRKARLAAAGAVVALAATGCGDPAPLEGQQLATVGTNGSVGQVELRNVYVQRPLDGEYQTGEDARVLLTMTNGGKQPDRLTEVTSEHAKKAMMRWDQRCDGTAEQVEAIPLLAGGTVPAPDGKAVTGHLPYHLELIQFDRKVRAGTTVPVTFAFERAGQTTLDVTVQPVHPSDEPARRACT, from the coding sequence ATGCGGAACGTACGCAAGGCAAGGCTGGCCGCGGCCGGCGCGGTGGTCGCCCTTGCCGCGACCGGTTGTGGCGATCCGGCCCCGCTGGAGGGTCAGCAGCTCGCCACCGTCGGCACCAACGGCTCGGTCGGCCAGGTCGAGCTGCGCAACGTGTACGTGCAGCGCCCGCTGGACGGCGAGTACCAGACCGGCGAGGACGCGCGGGTACTGCTGACGATGACCAACGGTGGCAAGCAACCGGACCGGCTCACCGAGGTGACCAGCGAGCACGCGAAGAAGGCCATGATGCGCTGGGACCAGCGCTGCGATGGAACGGCGGAACAGGTGGAGGCCATTCCGCTGCTCGCGGGTGGCACGGTGCCTGCCCCGGACGGCAAGGCGGTCACCGGACATCTGCCGTATCACCTCGAGCTGATCCAGTTCGACCGGAAGGTACGCGCCGGAACCACGGTGCCGGTCACCTTCGCCTTCGAACGGGCGGGCCAGACGACCCTGGACGTCACGGTGCAGCCGGTGCACCCGAGTGACGAACCGGCCCGCCGGGCCTGTACCTGA
- a CDS encoding SDR family NAD(P)-dependent oxidoreductase → MDLLDGKAVLITGAGRGLGRAYALHAAAGAAVLVNDVREDLAEEVAGQIREAGGRAVGEGGSVADPERATPLVEKCVARFGALDGLVNNAAVGHHLPPWQDDPARIRILIEVNVLGSMYCGTAAARVMHARGSGVIVNVGSGSMLGQRGAGALEPPPAQRWAL, encoded by the coding sequence ATGGACCTTCTGGATGGCAAGGCGGTACTGATCACCGGGGCCGGCAGGGGACTGGGCAGGGCATACGCGTTGCACGCGGCGGCCGGGGCGGCGGTGCTGGTCAACGACGTGCGCGAGGACCTGGCCGAGGAGGTGGCCGGGCAGATCAGGGAGGCGGGTGGCCGCGCGGTGGGCGAGGGCGGCTCGGTGGCCGACCCGGAGAGGGCGACCCCGCTGGTCGAGAAGTGCGTCGCCCGGTTCGGCGCGCTGGACGGGCTGGTGAACAACGCGGCCGTCGGCCACCACCTGCCGCCGTGGCAGGACGACCCTGCCCGGATCCGCATCCTGATCGAGGTGAACGTGCTGGGTTCGATGTACTGCGGAACGGCGGCGGCGAGGGTCATGCACGCTCGCGGCAGCGGGGTGATCGTCAACGTGGGGTCAGGCTCGATGCTGGGGCAGCGCGGCGCCGGCGCGCTGGAGCCGCCGCCCGCCCAGCGCTGGGCGCTGTAG
- a CDS encoding MarR family winged helix-turn-helix transcriptional regulator: MDAGDEEERLGALLLRLAKSAHVLQRRNMGDLGLTPAQARALAVLGHCDAPPRMAELAERLQVVPRAVTPVVDALEEAGLVRREIDPDNRRSTLVTLTEEGRVMCRRFGEFRTRAAGELFGALDTGERRTLLQLMEKVEESGKDLRADCRSGHARFET, translated from the coding sequence GTGGATGCCGGTGACGAGGAGGAACGCCTCGGCGCGCTGCTCCTGCGGCTTGCCAAGAGCGCGCACGTGCTGCAGCGACGCAATATGGGAGACCTCGGTCTCACCCCCGCGCAGGCGCGGGCGCTGGCGGTGTTGGGACACTGCGATGCCCCGCCCCGGATGGCCGAGCTGGCCGAACGCCTTCAGGTGGTCCCGCGCGCGGTGACCCCGGTGGTGGACGCGCTGGAGGAGGCGGGCCTGGTGCGGCGGGAGATCGACCCGGACAACCGCCGTTCCACGCTGGTCACCCTGACCGAGGAGGGCAGGGTGATGTGCCGCCGGTTCGGCGAGTTCCGTACCCGTGCGGCGGGCGAGCTGTTCGGGGCACTCGACACCGGCGAGCGGCGCACCTTGCTGCAGTTGATGGAGAAGGTCGAGGAGTCCGGAAAGGATCTTCGCGCGGACTGTCGATCCGGCCACGCCCGGTTCGAGACGTAG
- a CDS encoding ABC transporter ATP-binding protein, with protein MSSPEPAAPAEHPAQVRRILRLFRPHRRKLLVVGLLVGMSALVSVISPFLLREVLDVAIPQRDLGLLSMLVLGMIGVAVATSVFNVAQTYLSTQVGQAVMHGLRSAVYARLQRMSLAFFTRTRTGEIQSRIANDIGNMQATVTSTATSLVSNVTTVLATVVAMLALEWRLTVVSLLLLPVFVLVSKRVGAERKQISARRQSQLATMSARVQESLSVSGILLGRTMGRSGSLTEDFTSESATLARLEVSASMAGRWRMSTIQIVMAALPALIYWAAGFTLASGVPVITIGTLVAFVTLQQTLFRPAYALLSTGVDVQSSLALFSRIFEYLDLPVDITEPRRPVRPSGIAGEVRFEGVGFGYETEAEAARERTLTGIDLTVPAGTSLAIVGETGSGKTTLSYLVPRLYDVTAGRVRIDGVDVRDLAFDTLSGAVGVVSQEAYLLHASVADNLRFAKPGASEDELVEAARAAQIHDHIASLPEGYDTLVGERGYRFSGGEKQRLALARTILRDPPILILDEATSALDTETERAVQEALATLSADRTTITIAHRLSTVRDADQIAVLDSGRVVERGTHEDLVAANGHYARLVRRDGTLARAA; from the coding sequence GTGTCGTCGCCCGAACCCGCCGCCCCTGCCGAACACCCCGCGCAGGTGCGTCGCATCCTGCGCCTGTTCCGCCCGCACCGGCGCAAGCTGCTGGTGGTGGGGCTGCTGGTCGGGATGTCCGCGCTGGTCTCGGTGATCTCCCCGTTCCTGCTGCGCGAAGTGCTCGACGTCGCCATCCCGCAGCGAGACCTCGGCCTGCTCAGCATGCTGGTGCTCGGCATGATCGGCGTCGCGGTCGCCACCAGCGTGTTCAACGTCGCCCAGACCTACCTGTCCACGCAGGTCGGCCAGGCGGTGATGCACGGTCTGCGCTCGGCGGTCTACGCCCGGCTGCAACGGATGTCGCTGGCCTTCTTCACCCGCACCCGTACCGGGGAGATCCAGTCGCGGATCGCCAACGACATCGGCAACATGCAGGCCACCGTCACCTCGACGGCGACCTCGCTGGTCTCCAACGTCACCACGGTGCTGGCCACCGTGGTGGCCATGCTCGCGCTGGAATGGCGGCTGACGGTGGTCTCGCTGCTGTTGCTCCCGGTGTTCGTGCTGGTGAGCAAGCGGGTCGGTGCCGAGCGCAAGCAGATCAGCGCCCGGCGGCAGAGCCAACTCGCCACGATGTCCGCGCGGGTCCAGGAGTCCCTCTCGGTGAGCGGGATCCTGCTCGGCCGCACGATGGGCCGGTCCGGCTCGCTCACCGAGGACTTCACCTCCGAGTCGGCCACGCTGGCGCGGTTGGAGGTCTCCGCCAGCATGGCAGGGCGGTGGCGGATGTCCACCATCCAGATCGTGATGGCCGCGCTGCCCGCGCTGATCTACTGGGCGGCCGGCTTCACCCTCGCCTCCGGTGTTCCGGTGATCACCATCGGCACCCTGGTCGCCTTCGTCACCCTGCAGCAGACGCTGTTCCGGCCCGCATACGCCCTGCTGTCCACCGGGGTGGACGTGCAGAGTTCGCTGGCGCTGTTCAGCCGCATCTTCGAGTATCTCGACCTGCCGGTGGACATCACCGAGCCGCGGCGGCCGGTGCGGCCGTCCGGTATCGCGGGCGAGGTCCGCTTCGAGGGGGTCGGGTTCGGCTACGAGACGGAAGCCGAGGCGGCGAGGGAACGCACGCTGACCGGGATCGACCTGACCGTGCCCGCGGGCACCAGCCTCGCGATCGTCGGGGAGACCGGATCCGGCAAGACCACGTTGAGCTACCTGGTACCGAGGCTGTACGACGTCACCGCGGGCCGAGTCCGGATCGACGGGGTGGACGTGCGGGACCTCGCCTTCGACACCCTCTCCGGCGCGGTCGGCGTGGTATCCCAGGAGGCGTACCTGCTGCACGCCTCGGTCGCCGACAACCTGCGCTTCGCCAAGCCGGGCGCGAGCGAGGACGAGCTCGTCGAGGCGGCGAGGGCCGCGCAGATCCACGACCACATCGCGAGCCTGCCGGAGGGGTACGACACCCTGGTCGGCGAGCGCGGCTACCGGTTCTCCGGCGGGGAGAAGCAGCGTCTCGCGCTGGCCCGCACGATCCTGCGCGACCCGCCGATCCTGATCCTGGACGAGGCGACCAGCGCGCTGGACACCGAGACCGAACGCGCCGTGCAGGAGGCCCTCGCCACCCTGTCCGCCGACCGGACCACGATCACCATCGCGCACCGGCTTTCCACCGTCCGCGACGCCGACCAGATCGCCGTGCTGGACAGCGGCCGCGTCGTCGAGCGCGGCACGCACGAGGACCTGGTGGCCGCGAACGGCCACTACGCCAGGCTGGTACGGCGCGACGGCACCCTCGCCCGCGCCGCCTGA